The nucleotide sequence TCTCACAACCTTGCGGCAGCAGTTGACAGAGGCGGAAACGAATCTTAAACGCAAACAGGAGATGTTCGGTGAACGTCATCCGGATGTGGTTGGGGCGGGGTCAGTCGTCAATGATTTGAAACGCAAGATTGAGGAAACCCTTAAAGGCCAGGTTCTGGGGCTTCAGACAAGCTACGAGATTGCGAAGAAGTCGTATGAGGCGGCTGATCAGGATCTCATAGAAGCGAAAAAAAACGATATTAGTGCCCATAGTGAGCAGTATCTCCCCTTCGCTAAGATGGAAAGTGAAGTCCAGCGGCAGCGGCAGATGAGGGATACGCTGGAAACCCGATTGGTGCAGGAGAGCATTGGCATTGAATTGCCCCGCACACCCGTGGAGGTTGTGGACCAGGCTGAGGCTCCAGGTGAAAATGAGCCGGTCAGTCCGAAGATGGTGTTAAATGTCATATTGAGCATTGTCATGGGATTAGCTTGTGGCATTGGGTTAGTTTTCTTTATTGAATATGTCGACACTTCGGTCAAGACGGTTGACGATATCGAGAAATTTATCGGGGCCACAATTATTGGCATCATTCCCCAGAAAGTACGTCCGTTATCGGATGAAGGTTCCGAGAGTCCTCATGCCGAAGCCTATCGTGTGTTGCGAATGAATCTCGAGCTTTCTAAGAAATTGGGCGGCGGCAACACCATGTGTGTAACGAGCGGCGGCGCGGGTGAAGGGAAGTCGCTCACGCTCTTCAATCTTGCGTTTATCTGCTCACAGGCTGGGAAAAAAGTGATCGTGATCGACTCGGATATGCGGCGTCCGACTCAACATAAAATGTTCAAGGTGTCGAATAGGATCGGACTTGCCGACGTGCTTATGGATAAGGCCAGTGTTGATCAGGCCATTGTTCCTAACGCAGTCGGAACTGTCGATTTTATGCCCAGCGGAAAACTGCCATCCGTCGCCCATGGCATTTTGAGCTCGCAACGATTGCGTGCGCTGATCGATCTACTGAAGACGCGTTATGATTATGTCTTTTTTGATTCTCCTCCGATTATGGGCGTCAGTGATGCGGCAATCTTATGTAGTGAAGTGGATGGGGTGTTGCTGGTGATTCAGCATCGCACATATCCGCGTGCGGTATCTCTCCGTGCTAAGACGATGGTGGATAATGCAGGCGGAAATTTGCTGGGGGTGGTGCTCAATAATCTGAATGTGACCCGCGATTATTATTATTACCACAATGCCTATTACAATTACTCTTATGGCTCTTCGCGTGATCGGCGTCAGGAAAAACTGGATAAGGCTTCAGCTGAGTCTTCTCCCAAGTCGAAAGGGAGTCAGGTGACGAACGCGTGATAAATCGACTACAGAAGATGGTGGGATCGATCGGTTGGATGGTCATTATCATGACGTTGTCC is from bacterium and encodes:
- a CDS encoding polysaccharide biosynthesis tyrosine autokinase, whose amino-acid sequence is MAENNQESAHFMDYWRMIKSRIEVVIAVFLIVVTAGIIITLTLPKTYMASTRIKVRQDTPNVTPFYTASQQQQMMSVYDMYFLRTEFEVIQSRPILYAVIRNLRLQEEFGRIYSDDGAPLSLAETYRILVDGMKVQQYRDTNLIEVRIFRSSRRSTKDVARHDAARIANEIASVYRDSRMKQTREVAEQGVSALSEASKAQQRKVELAEGRLEEIRRDLKITVFSPNQSGSSVASLENAKLERLELNRIVARKEMLDHATRLKQIENLKGSDLLYSSAYVIQDPTLTTLRQQLTEAETNLKRKQEMFGERHPDVVGAGSVVNDLKRKIEETLKGQVLGLQTSYEIAKKSYEAADQDLIEAKKNDISAHSEQYLPFAKMESEVQRQRQMRDTLETRLVQESIGIELPRTPVEVVDQAEAPGENEPVSPKMVLNVILSIVMGLACGIGLVFFIEYVDTSVKTVDDIEKFIGATIIGIIPQKVRPLSDEGSESPHAEAYRVLRMNLELSKKLGGGNTMCVTSGGAGEGKSLTLFNLAFICSQAGKKVIVIDSDMRRPTQHKMFKVSNRIGLADVLMDKASVDQAIVPNAVGTVDFMPSGKLPSVAHGILSSQRLRALIDLLKTRYDYVFFDSPPIMGVSDAAILCSEVDGVLLVIQHRTYPRAVSLRAKTMVDNAGGNLLGVVLNNLNVTRDYYYYHNAYYNYSYGSSRDRRQEKLDKASAESSPKSKGSQVTNA